From a single Corynebacterium kroppenstedtii DSM 44385 genomic region:
- a CDS encoding N-acetylmannosamine-6-phosphate 2-epimerase — translation MPFSFSASTPAEQRQELRSIIAGDIIVSTQAPDGHPLRDTHALTLSAKACVAAGTPAIRCGGYGGIADITSIGDAVDVPIFGLTKEGDSGVYITPTVASVKAVADAGAAVVCADATERPRPDGSSTKDLVKAAHESGALFMADCDTAANGIAAYEAGADIVSSTLSGYTPATEHLDGPDLDFISTVRNEVGEEPLLIAEGHYHSPDAVKDALQRGANAVIIGSAITDPRWLTGFYRSEIRK, via the coding sequence ATGCCCTTCTCATTTTCCGCCTCAACCCCCGCTGAACAACGCCAGGAGCTGCGCTCGATTATTGCGGGCGACATCATCGTGTCCACCCAAGCCCCCGATGGTCATCCACTCCGCGACACTCACGCGTTAACGCTGAGCGCGAAGGCCTGCGTCGCCGCCGGAACCCCAGCAATTCGCTGCGGCGGCTATGGAGGAATCGCCGACATCACGTCCATTGGCGACGCCGTCGATGTCCCCATTTTCGGCCTAACGAAGGAAGGTGACTCCGGCGTGTACATCACGCCGACGGTCGCGTCAGTTAAGGCTGTTGCCGACGCCGGTGCCGCGGTGGTTTGCGCCGACGCCACCGAGCGACCTCGTCCCGACGGGTCCTCAACCAAAGACCTGGTGAAGGCCGCCCACGAGTCCGGCGCGCTGTTCATGGCGGATTGTGACACCGCGGCCAACGGGATAGCAGCGTACGAAGCGGGAGCGGACATCGTGTCCTCAACGTTGTCGGGATACACCCCGGCGACGGAGCACCTGGATGGCCCTGACCTGGACTTCATTTCCACTGTTCGGAACGAGGTGGGGGAGGAGCCGCTGCTGATCGCGGAAGGCCATTATCATTCCCCCGACGCGGTGAAGGATGCGCTCCAGCGTGGAGCCAACGCCGTCATTATCGGATCCGCTATCACCGATCCCCGGTGGCTCACGGGGTTCTACCGCAGCGAAATCAGGAAGTAG
- a CDS encoding FadR/GntR family transcriptional regulator, whose product MSGQDNTKSHSAGTGRSYRSSNTGLFGSEARSATDVAMQSIVAYIRDNHLKVGDPLPSELTIVESLKLSRSSVREAIRTLVSLDILEVRRGFGTFVADMSLEPLVNGLTLRITLDDDHARSRLIDVVDTRQALDLQISRDVIEHRDDIDGVFLGRLINQMKSAVMRNEPFMESDSMFHDHILSVTSNGLIQELSKALWRVHMVAVPKLHLTTKDNLEQTVDAHQKIVDAIVAGDEDAYRQAVVDHYEPLREALGVK is encoded by the coding sequence GTGAGTGGCCAAGACAACACCAAATCGCATTCCGCTGGCACCGGCCGCAGCTATAGGAGCAGCAATACGGGGCTCTTCGGTTCTGAGGCCCGTTCGGCAACTGATGTGGCCATGCAGTCGATTGTCGCCTACATCCGGGACAACCACCTTAAAGTCGGCGACCCACTGCCCAGCGAGCTCACGATTGTGGAATCGCTCAAGCTGTCGCGATCGTCGGTCAGGGAAGCGATCCGGACCCTCGTGAGCCTGGATATCCTCGAGGTCCGACGCGGCTTCGGCACATTCGTCGCCGATATGTCTCTGGAGCCCCTGGTCAATGGCCTTACTCTGCGCATTACTCTCGACGACGACCATGCGCGGTCGCGGCTGATCGATGTGGTAGACACGCGACAGGCGTTGGATTTGCAGATCTCGCGCGACGTCATTGAGCATCGCGACGACATCGACGGCGTATTCCTGGGGCGCCTTATTAACCAAATGAAGTCCGCGGTCATGCGGAACGAGCCGTTCATGGAATCTGACTCCATGTTTCACGATCACATTCTGTCCGTGACCAGCAATGGGCTTATCCAGGAGCTATCCAAAGCACTATGGCGGGTGCATATGGTGGCGGTGCCGAAACTACATCTGACCACGAAAGATAACCTGGAACAGACCGTGGACGCGCACCAAAAGATTGTCGACGCCATTGTTGCCGGAGACGAGGACGCCTACCGGCAAGCCGTCGTCGACCATTACGAACCGCTCCGCGAAGCGCTTGGGGTTAAGTAG
- the rplJ gene encoding 50S ribosomal protein L10 has translation MANPKNTAAVKELTARFQNASSAILTEYRGLSVTEMTELRKELGAEVEYSVAKNTMIKLAAREAGVEGLDEELLNGPTAIAFINGEAVDAAKAMKKFGADHDAFVVKGGTMDGSALTAEQIQQLADMDNRETTLSKIAGGFNGVLANVASLLGAPHSEMARLAAALEEKK, from the coding sequence ATGGCCAACCCGAAGAACACTGCAGCTGTCAAGGAGCTCACTGCGCGTTTCCAGAACGCAAGCAGTGCAATCCTGACGGAATACCGTGGTCTGTCCGTTACTGAGATGACAGAGCTGCGAAAGGAACTTGGCGCTGAGGTTGAATACTCCGTCGCCAAGAACACCATGATCAAGCTCGCCGCACGCGAAGCTGGCGTCGAAGGTCTTGACGAAGAACTTCTTAACGGCCCCACCGCTATTGCATTCATCAATGGCGAAGCGGTCGATGCCGCGAAGGCAATGAAGAAGTTCGGCGCAGACCACGACGCTTTCGTGGTTAAAGGCGGAACAATGGATGGTTCGGCTCTGACGGCCGAGCAGATCCAGCAGCTCGCGGACATGGACAACCGCGAGACCACACTGTCCAAGATCGCCGGTGGATTCAACGGCGTTCTGGCAAACGTTGCGTCCTTGCTGGGCGCACCGCATTCCGAGATGGCACGCCTGGCCGCGGCCCTCGAGGAGAAGAAGTAA
- the rplL gene encoding 50S ribosomal protein L7/L12, which translates to MAKYTNEELIEAFKEMTLVELTEFKNLFEETFDVTAAAPVAVAAAGAAGGEAAAEEEKDEFDVVLEDAGAKKIGVIKVVREVVSGLGLKEAKDLVESAPKAILEGASKDDAEAAKTKLEEAGAKVSLK; encoded by the coding sequence ATGGCTAAGTACACCAACGAAGAGCTCATCGAAGCTTTCAAGGAAATGACCCTCGTTGAGCTCACCGAGTTCAAGAACCTCTTCGAAGAGACCTTCGACGTCACCGCTGCTGCTCCGGTTGCTGTTGCTGCTGCAGGCGCTGCCGGTGGCGAGGCTGCTGCTGAGGAAGAGAAGGACGAGTTCGACGTCGTGCTCGAGGACGCTGGCGCCAAGAAGATCGGCGTTATTAAGGTCGTCCGCGAGGTCGTCTCCGGCCTGGGTCTGAAGGAAGCTAAGGACCTCGTTGAGTCCGCTCCGAAGGCTATCCTCGAAGGTGCCTCCAAGGATGACGCCGAGGCTGCCAAGACCAAGCTCGAAGAGGCTGGCGCAAAGGTTTCCCTCAAGTAA